The genome window ATACCGCCTCATATTTTTCATTTTTTTCCAGCTGATGATAGCAAAGTGCCATCTGTGCGGTTCCTTCATTCCAGATTCCGTCCAAATCCCCTGCACTGAAATCAAATCCGCCGCCAACCATCATATTTTCTTCTGCAAAAGCAATGATTTCCTCTTTCTCTTTCATTTCTTCCAAAGCCAAAATCGCCAGTGAATTGGTGTCCAGCGGATAGACCCCCTTGCTTAAAGTAATTCCATCGGCTTCTGTCCCCGCATAGAAGCAATGCAGCTTTGGGTCGTACATCGACAGGACAAATTCCTTGGCATGCTCGGCAGCTGCCCGGTATTCTTCGGCTTTGCCGGCATTTTTTTCTGCCACTGCTTTCGCCAGACAGCGAAAAGCGCTGATCAAATCAATATTATGCTCGGTGGATTTATGCCTGGCCTTTATTTGGGTTTCATCCCAGCCTTCATATCCGCCGGTAAAACCGCCTTTTTTGTCTTTTAAAGTCAGGACAAAATCCGCCGCCCGCATCGCCGCCTGAATATATTCCTCTTTTTTTTCGGGCATTGCTCTTTCTGCCGCCTTACAAAGCGCCAGCATCACCCAGGCCATATTTCCGGTCGAAGTGGACACCATGTAGTAGTCCTCCTGCCAACGTCCTTTCTCCCAAAAGCCCGGCAAGCGAATGGTGACTTTTCCGCCGGTAATGGAGCGCCCGGAATCACTTTTGGGATTGCCGCCGGTATATGCATTTCTCAGCCTGCCGTCCCGGAACAGCCGATCATGCTCCTGTGCAAACACAAAGGCATCCGCCAGTCTTTGCACATGCCAGTCTGCGCCTGCTTCCGCCAAGGCCATCAGCGCCACTGCATTATCATATACATAGGCATAGTCCGAAACCTTTTGTCCGTTTTCAATCGGACCGGCAATAAAGCCTCTGGTCTTTTCCACCTGAGCAGCTAAAAATCCGGCAGCCGGCGAAATGTCAGCTATTTCCTTTGCATTTGGCTTAATTTCCGTATCCGAGTCACATCCGGTCAATGCCATAAGGAAAATAAGAAGAAAGCAAAGGCTGTTTTTCAATTTTTTTCCTGTATTTTTCATATATGCCTCCAAATCTCTCCTGTAATCACATCTCGTTTGAAACGCTCCAAACCGGCCCGCAAGCTTCCTACCGCCAGGGGCAAGCCATATCTTCCCACGATCCTTATGGACTTTGAGCCTAAGGCTCTGCTTTTCCGGCATTGGTGTCCTGCTTCCTGTCTTTTATTATAAATCGGGGCAGCCTGCCTGTTGTCTGCCGGCAGCATACAATGCTCCTTACTCCCGGTCTGCGCCATCGTCCAGAGGGGCCAAACCGAGGGAACACATGAACTCAAAAGTCTTAATGGTGTCATACCCGTGGTTAAGCGCAAAAATGACAGCGGCATCCCGTTTAATCAGAGGATGCAAAGCGCCGCACTGCGTGACCGACAGCATCCGCTGTGTCGTTTTCAGGTCAAGTGACATGGCCAGTGCAATCAGCAGATAGTAATCGCGCTTTCCCCGCTTGCGCCCCTCCATAAGTTGATACCCGTAAGTGCGGGACAGGTTTGCTCTTTTGATAACCTCACTTTTCTTCTGCCCGGTTTCGCTTAGCAGCGTATCAAAAAAACTTCGAATATCATCGTCCAGATATTCATCCCAGTCCTGCGGAAAGGAATCGCCTTTCAGCTTTTCCTGCATACGGAAAGTGTCAAGAGGCGGTCTACCCTTATTGTCTTCTGTATTTCTCATTCTCCTCGTTCCTCCTGTTCCCGTATTTTTCTGCTTTTTCTGGGGCAATCGGCTTTCCGGCATCCTCCGGGATTGCCTGGAAGCAGCCGAAGCATTCCGCTCTATGAATTATGCCTTCCAGCCGTTGCGGATTGATTGGCCGTTAAATTCTGTCTTCTATTACATTTTCCCGTTTTGGCCGTCTGCTTCCGCTTTTCCTAACAGATACAGGAAAGCTATGGCCGGCACCCGCAAAATCGGCACTTTTGTTTCATGTTTTACCATGCCAAAATCATCTAATCGTTTCGTTATCAAAAAAGCGTTGGTAACTTTTGAGTTTTCATCCCTGCACAATTCAACAATAGCATCAGCCGCAGGAATCTGCGAATTGCTGCGGTATTTAACCTCACAAAGGATTTTCTCACGGGGAAGTTCTATCACTACATCAACTTCTTTCTGATTGTCCTTTGCCTTTCTAAAATAACCAAGCCGCGCCGAACTGCCTTGATAGAATGACACGATATGCTTATAAACGGATGTTTCCACCATCGCCCCCAGCTCGCTTTCATCTGACAAAACATCATCAATCATCAGTACCGCATTCCGAATAGCAGCATCGGCAATAAATATTTTCGGTTTTCCTTTCAACGCTCCCTTACTGCCTACATCCATCGGTTTCGCCAGATAAATCAGGTTTGACATTTCAAGTGCTTCAATATAACTGTCAATCGTACTGACCGAGGTGTTTTCCAGCTCCTTAGCTGCCGTCGTTACACTAAAAATCCCGGTTGCATTCATGCAGAGATATAAAAACAGCTTTTCCATTAAAAGAGGGCTGCGGATATTAAAGAGGGTCAGCACATCCCGTTTTATGACCTTATCTACCACATCTTCCCGCAACATCCTTTGGGCGTAAAGGTCATCCTCCGATAATACCAGCTCGGGAAAACCCCCAATCATAAGATAACGAATGAAATGTGCCTCCAGCGGGGCAAATCTATCCATCAAATCGCCCAGTTCCGCCTTGCTCATTTTCACAAGTTTTGTTAATTTCAGATGTTCGGGCAATATTGGCTCTTCGATCTGAAGCAGCCGGCAATACTCATAAAATGACATTGTCGGTATTTTTAAGACACTCCATCTGCCGGTCCCGCTGTCTGTCGAACCTTTTTCCAATATGGGACTGGCCGAACCGGTTGCCACCAAGCGAATATCTTTTCTGCTGTCATAAATAAACTTCATCCATAGTTCCCAATGCTCCGTATACTGGATTTCATCAAGAAAAAGATATTTCGTTCCTTCGATTGGGTAAAGCGACTCATAAATGGCAAGCACAGTTTCTACATTGATAAGTTTTATCATCGGATTATCAAACGATACGTACAAAATATTTCTGGGATTTATTCCCTCATCCATCAGATGGTCTATCATTTGATACATAATCGTTGTCTTGCCAACACGCCTGGCGCCGGACAAGACCGCAAAACGTCTGAGTGTTTTGTGCTTTATCATTTTCAAAGCTTCATAATAGGCAAGCCTTTTTTGCGGTT of Lachnospiraceae bacterium oral taxon 500 contains these proteins:
- a CDS encoding AAA family ATPase codes for the protein MAIVRDEQVVKVLRQYNPWWRNPSAAKAESKPQKRLAYYEALKMIKHKTLRRFAVLSGARRVGKTTIMYQMIDHLMDEGINPRNILYVSFDNPMIKLINVETVLAIYESLYPIEGTKYLFLDEIQYTEHWELWMKFIYDSRKDIRLVATGSASPILEKGSTDSGTGRWSVLKIPTMSFYEYCRLLQIEEPILPEHLKLTKLVKMSKAELGDLMDRFAPLEAHFIRYLMIGGFPELVLSEDDLYAQRMLREDVVDKVIKRDVLTLFNIRSPLLMEKLFLYLCMNATGIFSVTTAAKELENTSVSTIDSYIEALEMSNLIYLAKPMDVGSKGALKGKPKIFIADAAIRNAVLMIDDVLSDESELGAMVETSVYKHIVSFYQGSSARLGYFRKAKDNQKEVDVVIELPREKILCEVKYRSNSQIPAADAIVELCRDENSKVTNAFLITKRLDDFGMVKHETKVPILRVPAIAFLYLLGKAEADGQNGKM